One window of the Manihot esculenta cultivar AM560-2 chromosome 14, M.esculenta_v8, whole genome shotgun sequence genome contains the following:
- the LOC110600452 gene encoding C-type lectin receptor-like tyrosine-protein kinase At1g52310 translates to MELELFLLQFFVLLFACAVLQFAVSETIANDTVHAPLVASKNEISKAWCRSGWDISPDKKKCLKYLENSWSWFESEAFCESYSGHLAAVTSSQELIFTKQLCGQSANGCWVGGRGINSSVGFDWKWSDNSSYWNKSLFAGTSSNSNCSSLSCRNNTGADFCTLLNNRTTYLMEERCNKSHAFICMIDVENKCYHMHCHREYLIILAVVSGLILCTTLAVVIWLLAYRRSRKRRKSRKLSNPAASALVPLSWKVFTNEELRSITKNFSEGNRLLGDAKTGGTYSGLLPDGSRVAVKRLKRSSFQRKKEFYSEIGKVARLHHPNLVAIKGCCYDHGDRYIVYEFIVNGPLDRWLHHIPRGGRSLDWAMRMKIATTLAQGIAFLHDKVKPQVVHRDIRASNVLLDEEFGAHLIGVGLSKFVPWEVMQERTVMAGGTYGYLAPEFVYRNELTTKSDVYSFGVLLLEIVTGRRPAQAVDSVGWQSIFEWATPLVQANRYPELLDPLISSSSSEIPEAGVIQKVVDLVYSCTQHVPSMRPRMSHVVHQLQQLA, encoded by the exons ATGGAATTGGAACTGTTCCTCCTACAGTTTTTTGTGCTTTTGTTTGCTTGTGCTGTGCTCCAGTTTGCGGTTTCTGAAACA ATAGCTAATGACACGGTTCATGCTCCACTGGTAGCTTCCAAGAATGAAATCAGTAAAG CTTGGTGCCGTTCTGGCTGGGACATCTCTCCAGATAAGAAAAAGTGCTTGAAATATTTAGAAAATTCCTGGTCATGGTTTGAGTCGGAGGCCTTTTGTGAGAGCTATAGTGGACATTTGGCAGCAGTGACATCATCTCAAGAACTAATTTTCACTAAACAGCTGTGCGGCCAAAGTGCTAACGGATGCTGGGTTGGAGGAAGAGGCATCAACTCCTCTGTTGGTTTTGATTGGAAGTGGTCTGATAATTCATCATACTGGAATAAGTCACTATTTGCTGGAACTTCTTCTAATTCAAACTGCAGTAGTTTGTCATGCCGCAACAATACTGGAGCTGATTTCTGTACATTGTTGAATAATAGAACCACATATCTCATGGAAGAGAGATGCAACAAGTCTCATgcttttatttgcatgattgaTGTCG AAAACAAATGCTACCACATGCACTGTCATAGAGAATACCTTATTATCCTTGCTGTTGTAAGTGGGTTGATTCTCTGTACAACATTAGCTGTGGTGATTTGGCTTCTTGCTTACAGACGAAGCAGGAAGCGCAGGAAGTCCCGCAAATTATCTAATCCAGCAGCTTCTGCATTAGTTCCACTATCATGGAAAGTCTTCACTAATGAGGAACTGAGGTCAATTACAAAGAATTTTAGTGAAGGAAATCGGCTTCTCGGTGATGCAAAAACAGGTGGCACATATAGTGGCCTTCTCCCAGATGGATCAAGAGTTGCAGTTAAGAGATTGAAGAGATCCAGTTTCCAAAGGAAGAAGGAATTCTATTCTGAGATTGGAAAAGTTGCAAGGCTTCATCATCCAAATCTGGTGGCTATTAAAGGATGTTGCTATGATCATGGTGACCGCTACATTGTTTATGAGTTTATAGTTAATGGGCCCTTAGATCGATGGTTACATCACATACCGAGGGGTGGGAGGAGCTTGGATTGGGCTATGAGAATGAAAATAGCCACTACCCTTGCTCAAGGGATTGC GTTCTTGCATGACAAGGTTAAGCCGCAAGTTGTGCATCGGGATATTCGTGCCAGTAATGTCTTACTTGATGAAGAGTTTGGTGCACACTTGATAGGAGTTGGTCTTTCCAAGTTTGTCCCTTGGGAAGTGATGCAGGAGAGAACGGTGATGGCAGGTGGTACATATGGGTACCTCGCACCAGAGTTTGTTTACAGAAATGAACTTACAACTAAAAGTGATGTTTACAGTTTTGGAGTTCTGCTGTTAGAAATAGTCACTGGACGTAGACCCGCACAAGCAGTTGATTCGGTAGGGTGGCAAAGTATATTTGAGTGGGCCACACCTTTGGTCCAGGCAAACCGCTACCCTGAACTTTTAGATCCTCTCatatcttcatcttcttcagaaattccagaagCTGGCGTCATTCAGAAGGTGGTGGATCTCGTATATTCTTGCACACAGCATGTCCCATCTATGCGCCCACGAATGTCTCACGTCGTTCATCAGCTACAGCAATTGGCCTAG